The Oscillatoria acuminata PCC 6304 genomic interval AGGCATCATTGACTAAGCTGTGATAGGTAACTAAATAATGAACCGACAGTAAGTCTGGTTTGAGATGATGATGACGAGAATTCCGGTAAATATCGCTATAAATTCGGTATCCGGTATTATTAGGATTGCCGATGTTTTCTTCGCGGATCAGGTGCAACCTGTGGCATTGTTTCGCCGCGATCGCCTCGTGGCAGACTTTCATAAAATTGCAAAACTTCGTCAAATTGGCATCTTCACTCCAGGCAACCCCAACGGTTTCCGAAGTTCCCGGAAATTGATAGCTGAGGGAATAACTGCTATAAGTACGACTATCCAGAAAGCGTAGCTTCACCTCTTGGACGGATAATGCTTCTAATGCTTCCCCTAACATGGCGATTAATTCCGGGGAAGAAAACTGTCGGATTCGGGAAATTCTCTCCTGAGTTTGCGTGAATTTCCGCAACCATAATAACTTGAACGCTGCCAGCAAATCTGCTTTAGTTTCAGCAGTTGGGGGTAAACTGGGCGCTTCTGAAACATCGATCGCAGGTTCGGAGGAATGGGAGGATTGCTGATCCAGAACTTGGGTATATGCTACATCAATATAGTCCTGGCGATCGCGCATTAGTTCTAACTTGTGGTCCTGAAATAACTGGCGTCCCAACATCAAGACATTTCGGGGACGAGTTTTCCCCCCAGGAAACTTATCCTCTAACTTTTCTCGGTTGAGGGGATACAAATTAGAAGGGGGTTGGGTGGCAGATTGACGATGCAAAATGGACAAACGACTCGCCCAAAGTGCCTCCCCTTGATAGAGACTAATTTGTTTGAGGAGAACAACCGCATCGAGTCGGTCCCTATCCGTTGCTTGGATGCGAAAGGCATTTTGTTTCCAAGTATCAGTAATGATGCTAATCATTACCAGAAAGTTTTTTAATTTTTGGGTATGAATGACAGAGTTTACCCCAAATAAACTGGGTAAATCAATCAATCCATCTGGCAATCTGGCAATATTATCTAATTGGTCAAAACAGAGAACAATCGGCAGAGTTTCAGCGGAAATTCTGCCAAAGTTGGCGAGGATTTTTTGGGCCGCATCTTCGCTATCGATGGAATGCTGCACTCGGAGGATTTTGAGACTTTCTTCATCTAAATCATCCCCGCGTAACCACTCGCAGGCGAGGTTAGAAAATTTAGGATTGGTCAAGTCATAGAGGACGCCAAAAAACTCATTGGCATTATAAATTCCCGTGGGATAGTTATCTCGGAGATTCCGGATAAAAACCTGGCGATCGCCGCGAATCATATCCATGATACTGCGATGCTCAAATTCCGATAACCCTTTCAACCACAAAATTAATTGGGAATCTTGTTCTCCCTCGGGAACTTCCAATAAACTATCCACCGTGTACCGGAGAATATGCCGCCAAATATAGTCACTGGCGGTAAAGGGTTCGATATAAACAAAAAAGGCTTTGCGATTGAGAATCCGCTTGATTCTGCCTAATAAATAGGACTTGCCGGACCCGGTTTCTCCTTCTAGTAAAACGGTGCGAGTGCGATGGTCCTCGGCCACCTGATTGAGTAGGGTTTCGATTTGGGCAATGGCCTCTTGGTGAATGGAATCAACGGTAAAAGCCGGATTTTGTTTTTCCTGCCAAAAGTTGCCAGACCAAAAGGTTTCCGCATCAAAAGGATTCGGTTCACGCTGAATGATTTGTTCGAGTGTTGCCATAAGAGTTTCTTTGCGTAAGTTGTCATGGGTCATGGGTCATTAGTCATTGGTCATTAGTGGGGGTTTGTCCTCTGTTATTTCGGATGATCTATTCCTAAATTTATTGAATAACAATAATAAAAAACAAAGGGCCGCCGATATCTTGGGGAATCCCCAATTCAATTTGGTCCGGACTGTAAGACATGGCCTCTTGTAAAGAACTTAACTCAATGCGATCGTTCCGTTGTAGGCGATAGAGGGTACGGTCAAACTCTTCTCGGGACAAGGGCGGTTGTAACTTTTGCCGTAGATGAAAAATCGGCAAATAGTTATCGGTTGCTAATTCCCGGTCTAACTCCTGAATGAGACGGACAATCTCATCATCGGATAAGGG includes:
- a CDS encoding ATP-binding protein, with the translated sequence MATLEQIIQREPNPFDAETFWSGNFWQEKQNPAFTVDSIHQEAIAQIETLLNQVAEDHRTRTVLLEGETGSGKSYLLGRIKRILNRKAFFVYIEPFTASDYIWRHILRYTVDSLLEVPEGEQDSQLILWLKGLSEFEHRSIMDMIRGDRQVFIRNLRDNYPTGIYNANEFFGVLYDLTNPKFSNLACEWLRGDDLDEESLKILRVQHSIDSEDAAQKILANFGRISAETLPIVLCFDQLDNIARLPDGLIDLPSLFGVNSVIHTQKLKNFLVMISIITDTWKQNAFRIQATDRDRLDAVVLLKQISLYQGEALWASRLSILHRQSATQPPSNLYPLNREKLEDKFPGGKTRPRNVLMLGRQLFQDHKLELMRDRQDYIDVAYTQVLDQQSSHSSEPAIDVSEAPSLPPTAETKADLLAAFKLLWLRKFTQTQERISRIRQFSSPELIAMLGEALEALSVQEVKLRFLDSRTYSSYSLSYQFPGTSETVGVAWSEDANLTKFCNFMKVCHEAIAAKQCHRLHLIREENIGNPNNTGYRIYSDIYRNSRHHHLKPDLLSVHYLVTYHSLVNDACGGDLIVGDATPNLPELQTLIRESKILQYCPLLQQLELVPSLPIAEATRELWQPVEDFLLNRAISQQCMARQRLSQEAILQFSHINESQVHHLIEHLCENHPEVAILNPDAKLEDQLVYLVNTQR